The following proteins come from a genomic window of Gottfriedia acidiceleris:
- a CDS encoding HAMP domain-containing sensor histidine kinase, whose amino-acid sequence MDKIIRSFRSKIIVLFALSMTLAGLITYIIFKGLQLYYHTMVRYGDPLAQLRRFIQSIGDVNFFLFLFIPLSILFFYLLTKPYSTYFNEISNGIHNLAHGNFKHRVSIQSNDEFENIAQAINLASEKLEEAVQRGDFSENSKEQLVVNLAHDLRTPLTSVLGYLDLILKDEKLTKEQVKHFLTIAFTKSQRLERLIDELFEITRMNYGLLPLEKRQINLSDLLFQLKEELYPVFEKNNLIARMNLLPNLPILGDGEMLARVFENLLTNANRYGYDGQFVDINGFVDGQEVIVQVVNYGDCITPEELPYLFDMFYTGDKARTHQEDSTGLGLFIAKNIVEQHNGTITAESSIIRTVFEVRLPQESTQINQV is encoded by the coding sequence ATGGATAAAATTATACGCAGTTTTCGCTCCAAAATCATCGTATTATTTGCTTTAAGTATGACTCTAGCTGGTCTTATAACTTACATAATTTTTAAAGGATTACAGCTTTATTATCACACGATGGTTCGTTATGGTGATCCCTTAGCTCAGCTTCGTCGATTCATACAGAGTATTGGAGACGTTAACTTCTTTTTATTTCTGTTTATCCCACTTTCGATATTGTTTTTCTATTTACTAACAAAACCCTATTCTACTTATTTTAATGAAATATCAAACGGGATTCATAATCTTGCTCATGGCAACTTTAAACACCGGGTTTCGATCCAGTCAAATGATGAGTTCGAAAATATTGCTCAAGCAATTAATCTAGCAAGTGAAAAATTAGAAGAAGCCGTACAAAGAGGCGATTTTTCAGAAAACAGTAAAGAGCAATTAGTTGTAAATTTGGCACATGATTTGCGTACTCCGCTAACTTCTGTGTTGGGTTATTTAGATTTAATCCTTAAAGATGAGAAGCTAACTAAGGAACAAGTCAAACATTTTTTAACGATTGCCTTTACTAAATCTCAGCGTTTAGAAAGACTGATAGATGAATTATTCGAAATAACTAGAATGAACTATGGCTTGTTACCTCTTGAAAAAAGGCAAATTAATTTAAGTGATCTACTTTTTCAACTAAAAGAAGAATTGTACCCTGTTTTTGAGAAAAATAATTTGATTGCGCGAATGAACCTTTTGCCGAATTTACCTATTTTGGGAGATGGAGAGATGTTAGCTCGTGTGTTTGAAAATCTATTAACCAATGCAAATCGATATGGATACGATGGTCAGTTTGTAGATATTAACGGGTTTGTTGATGGGCAAGAAGTGATTGTTCAGGTTGTTAATTATGGGGATTGTATTACTCCGGAGGAACTTCCCTATCTTTTTGATATGTTTTATACAGGTGACAAAGCACGAACTCATCAAGAAGATAGCACAGGTCTTGGTTTATTCATTGCAAAGAATATTGTGGAGCAACATAATGGAACAATTACGGCCGAAAGTAGCATAATCCGCACTGTATTTGAAGTGCGATTACCGCAGGAAAGTACCCAAATTAACCAAGTTTAA
- a CDS encoding VanZ family protein: protein MKIFLGDKHPFNIYVLNQYIELLAFRSIVISLTRGLWIQVIGNIIMFVPLGVFIGLYKSNYLFNNVILLVFLSSLLIEITHLFISLVTGYPSRVFDTSDLILNTIGGLIG, encoded by the coding sequence ATGAAGATTTTTTTAGGTGATAAACATCCATTTAATATTTATGTACTAAATCAATATATCGAACTTTTAGCATTTCGTAGTATTGTTATTTCTCTAACAAGAGGATTATGGATCCAGGTTATTGGAAATATAATTATGTTTGTACCATTAGGTGTTTTTATCGGTTTATATAAATCTAATTATTTGTTTAACAATGTAATTTTACTAGTTTTTTTATCTAGTTTACTGATTGAAATTACCCACTTATTTATTTCATTAGTAACTGGTTATCCAAGCAGAGTTTTTGATACAAGTGATTTAATTCTAAATACAATAGGTGGTTTAATTGGTTAG
- the vanR gene encoding vancomycin resistance response regulator transcription factor, VanR-F/VanR-M family produces MKPISILIADDEQEIADLIALLLEKEGYQVIKVSDGHEAVRVVETGSIDLLILDIMMPKMDGYEVTRLIRERHNMPIIFLSAKTSDFDKVQGLVIGADDYITKPFTPIELVARVNAQLRRFMKLNQPKVDDHKVLLEFGEIVISPDQRTVLHYGENIELTPKEFDILYLLASHPKKVFSVENIFQQVWGDAYFEGGNTVMVHIRTLRKKLGEDKRKNKLIKTVWGVGYSFNG; encoded by the coding sequence ATGAAACCTATATCTATTTTAATAGCGGATGATGAACAGGAGATTGCTGATCTCATAGCCTTACTTTTAGAAAAAGAAGGGTATCAAGTTATTAAAGTTTCGGATGGACATGAGGCTGTTCGTGTAGTCGAGACCGGGTCAATTGATTTGTTGATATTGGATATAATGATGCCAAAAATGGATGGATATGAAGTAACTCGGCTTATTCGCGAGCGGCATAATATGCCAATAATATTTTTGAGTGCTAAAACATCTGATTTTGATAAAGTACAAGGATTGGTTATTGGAGCAGATGATTATATTACGAAACCATTTACCCCCATTGAATTGGTTGCACGTGTGAATGCTCAATTGCGGCGCTTTATGAAGTTAAACCAACCGAAAGTAGATGATCATAAAGTTCTTTTGGAATTTGGTGAAATAGTGATTTCTCCTGATCAGCGGACAGTTTTGCATTATGGTGAAAACATCGAGCTAACGCCGAAAGAGTTTGATATTTTGTATTTATTAGCTAGTCATCCAAAGAAAGTTTTTAGTGTAGAAAATATTTTTCAGCAGGTTTGGGGTGATGCATACTTTGAAGGTGGTAATACAGTAATGGTACATATTCGAACTTTGCGGAAAAAACTCGGAGAAGATAAGCGAAAAAATAAGTTAATCAAAACGGTTTGGGGAGTGGGGTATTCATTTAATGGATAA
- a CDS encoding cytochrome P450: MEEQQKSYGLLVQPRGLVGTDDPHGWFEKMRKSSPISFDPDRNCWDVFCYKDVQMVLQNFKQFSSNRNGLFPTLLDLDPPTHRRYRNIVSQAFTPKAIQSLAPRIESITKELLAPLKVKREIDIIADIAFPLPVIVISEMLGVPSEDREMFKEWSNIVVSSTQTQSPDEMNELMAQQGKAVQDLQTYFYHIVEKRRNNPQNDLVSTIIAADVDGEKISVEELLNFCFLLLVAGNETTTNLIGNTMLTLFEHPNILDQLYKDNSSISAAIEESLRFRSPVHCMNRFVTEDMNLNGMNLKKGQEVMAWIGSANRDEAVFNESNDFDINRSPNNHLAFGSGVHFCLGSQLARLEANICITEMLKALPNMRLDKTKELRIIPSTFVYGYKELPVIID; this comes from the coding sequence GTGGAGGAACAACAAAAGAGCTATGGACTATTAGTTCAACCAAGAGGGTTAGTTGGAACCGATGACCCCCATGGTTGGTTTGAAAAAATGCGGAAAAGCTCTCCCATTTCATTTGACCCAGATCGAAATTGTTGGGACGTATTTTGCTATAAGGATGTTCAAATGGTCTTACAGAATTTTAAGCAATTTAGTTCAAACAGAAATGGACTATTTCCAACTTTACTAGATTTAGATCCGCCTACCCACCGACGATACCGTAATATTGTAAGTCAGGCATTTACTCCAAAAGCAATTCAATCCCTTGCACCAAGAATTGAGTCAATTACAAAAGAATTATTAGCACCATTGAAAGTCAAACGTGAGATCGATATTATTGCGGATATCGCTTTTCCACTCCCTGTTATTGTAATTTCAGAAATGCTTGGGGTTCCGAGTGAAGATCGAGAAATGTTTAAAGAATGGTCTAATATTGTAGTGTCTAGTACTCAAACTCAATCACCTGATGAGATGAATGAATTAATGGCACAGCAAGGTAAAGCGGTACAGGACTTACAGACATATTTTTATCATATCGTTGAAAAAAGACGAAATAACCCTCAAAATGATCTTGTATCTACTATAATTGCTGCAGATGTAGATGGTGAAAAAATATCTGTTGAAGAGCTATTAAACTTCTGCTTCCTTTTACTTGTTGCAGGAAATGAAACTACTACAAATCTTATTGGGAATACAATGCTTACTTTGTTTGAGCATCCAAATATACTTGATCAACTATATAAAGATAATTCTTCAATATCAGCAGCTATAGAAGAATCTCTACGTTTTCGCTCTCCTGTTCACTGCATGAATCGATTTGTAACGGAAGATATGAATTTGAATGGGATGAATCTAAAAAAAGGTCAAGAAGTAATGGCATGGATAGGCTCAGCAAATAGAGACGAAGCCGTATTTAACGAATCTAATGATTTTGACATTAATCGCTCTCCGAATAATCATCTAGCATTTGGATCGGGAGTACACTTTTGTTTAGGGTCACAGCTTGCAAGGTTGGAAGCGAATATATGTATTACTGAGATGCTAAAGGCATTACCAAATATGAGGTTGGATAAAACAAAAGAGCTTAGAATTATACCTAGTACATTTGTGTATGGGTATAAAGAACTGCCAGTTATAATAGATTAA
- a CDS encoding DUF5995 family protein has translation MDSLSMQIGNASKIDEVIEQLDEIISMSNKTKSKLGYFASLYRMVTIKVKEGILNNQFEDGVRMESLDVNFANFYLKALKNYLNGESASLSWQLAFRQAENRQSILLQHLLLGINAHINLDLGVAAAKVCQGSDILSLYNDFMKINSILASLVDEVRDDMDRISPWIGFLDHIDSKASKAIINFSLEKSRNYAWNFAKKLAAADEGECEGLIKVHDSEVASIGNMVARPRNWMLKAGLWVIHFRESKNIERNLDLLNHNRFETTSAGIQM, from the coding sequence ATGGATAGTCTTTCAATGCAAATAGGGAATGCAAGTAAAATCGATGAAGTAATTGAACAGTTGGATGAGATTATTTCAATGAGTAATAAAACAAAATCCAAACTAGGATATTTTGCTTCTTTATATCGGATGGTGACGATTAAAGTGAAAGAAGGGATATTAAATAATCAGTTCGAAGACGGGGTCAGAATGGAAAGTCTGGATGTGAATTTTGCAAATTTCTATTTAAAAGCACTTAAAAACTATTTAAATGGTGAATCTGCTAGTCTCAGTTGGCAGTTAGCGTTTCGGCAAGCTGAAAACCGTCAATCTATTTTATTACAGCATTTGTTGCTTGGCATTAATGCACATATTAATTTGGATCTAGGAGTAGCTGCAGCGAAGGTATGCCAAGGATCTGATATTTTGTCACTTTACAATGACTTTATGAAAATAAATAGTATTTTGGCATCGTTAGTGGATGAGGTAAGGGATGACATGGATCGAATTTCACCATGGATTGGTTTTTTAGACCACATTGATTCAAAGGCATCAAAAGCAATCATAAACTTCAGTCTAGAAAAGTCTCGAAATTATGCTTGGAATTTTGCGAAAAAGCTTGCTGCTGCAGATGAAGGTGAGTGTGAAGGGCTAATTAAAGTGCATGATAGTGAGGTTGCATCGATTGGAAACATGGTCGCACGTCCAAGAAATTGGATGCTGAAAGCGGGTTTATGGGTAATTCATTTTCGGGAATCCAAAAATATTGAAAGAAACTTAGATCTCTTAAATCATAATCGGTTTGAAACAACATCTGCTGGTATTCAAATGTAG
- a CDS encoding M48 family metallopeptidase — MIHTYLNETISFNLKYKKRKSIGIYIDAYGNVDVQAPNGTPDKSVIEVLEANWELILQKSNEMKERLRGPKERTYEFGETFLYLGNSYPIQISHDESIQQDQVVFEGNRLNIIVKQLEDDRIKQALKRFYYQQIKAIVEKSIQKYQSNFKVKPSSIRITDSKTNWGTCDSKRQLTFNWKLAMAPQKVIDYVVVHEMCHMVHMNHDRSFWRLVGKIIPEYKERENWLTLSSWKMTV; from the coding sequence ATGATACATACTTATTTAAATGAAACAATCAGTTTTAATCTAAAGTATAAAAAGCGGAAATCAATCGGTATTTATATAGATGCTTATGGAAACGTTGATGTTCAGGCTCCTAATGGTACACCTGATAAAAGTGTTATTGAAGTTTTAGAGGCTAATTGGGAGTTGATTCTTCAAAAATCAAATGAAATGAAGGAGCGACTACGTGGTCCTAAAGAACGGACTTATGAATTCGGTGAGACATTTCTTTATTTAGGGAATTCATATCCTATACAAATTTCACACGATGAAAGTATTCAGCAAGATCAAGTAGTTTTTGAAGGAAATAGGCTAAATATTATTGTAAAACAATTAGAAGATGATCGAATAAAACAGGCACTTAAAAGGTTTTATTACCAACAAATTAAAGCAATAGTTGAAAAGAGTATTCAGAAGTATCAAAGTAATTTTAAAGTAAAGCCATCATCAATTCGTATTACTGATAGTAAAACAAACTGGGGGACTTGTGATTCAAAAAGGCAACTAACATTTAATTGGAAACTAGCAATGGCACCTCAAAAGGTGATTGACTATGTTGTTGTCCATGAAATGTGCCATATGGTTCATATGAATCACGACAGGTCATTTTGGCGACTTGTCGGTAAAATTATTCCAGAATATAAGGAAAGAGAAAATTGGTTAACGTTATCTAGTTGGAAAATGACAGTATAG
- a CDS encoding AAA family ATPase: protein MTKYQWVKWRRVLIWLAVIVFIGVVLTKGGPTYWSVAISIVSLLFQFAVMIFMAIIQFVAIFWFLARGRTYWILPGETGSTWDDYRGNPEIVENAKRIVTLLKGVKEFKEMGGEAIRGLLLCGPPGTGKSYLAQVIANEAQVPFAYASAPSFQNMFFGVGNLKVMGIYKKARKLANIYGACIIFIDEVDAIGMSRQGGGAGGGGLFGMGMGSGLLNELLLQMDPPNIDSSKIAKFLRSLGLRKKKAERPAVLTIAATNLPDVLDQALLRPGRFDRKLWVDSPDYDGRIDVFQYYLKKVKIDSSLTPERAALDTIGYSPAQIKHIVNESVVIAHQRGADVANYTDFRDAMETYEWGLKQPLRSMSEDEKRNVAYHEAGHAVAQYLLKPHDRVWKVTIIRRGDALGLAATKPTTERYNRSDSEILAAIQVCLAARAVEEEFLHKKLNGVTSDLQQATLLGGAYLGLVGMGDELFSWNALGSQAEGLRALRPKINLLLKDQMSQVKKLVTEHADFVHSIAQELLKRGDLTGEEIEDIYESIYARTRPEPPIVKIGSIYEKNIQGLLKDFDKFPESDQN, encoded by the coding sequence ATGACAAAATATCAATGGGTTAAATGGCGAAGAGTATTAATTTGGTTAGCTGTTATTGTTTTTATTGGTGTTGTGCTTACTAAAGGGGGGCCAACATACTGGAGTGTAGCAATATCGATTGTTAGTCTTTTATTTCAGTTCGCCGTTATGATTTTCATGGCGATCATCCAATTTGTAGCAATTTTCTGGTTTCTAGCCAGAGGTCGGACTTATTGGATTTTACCTGGTGAGACTGGATCGACGTGGGATGATTATCGTGGAAACCCTGAGATTGTTGAAAATGCAAAACGGATCGTAACATTACTAAAAGGTGTTAAAGAATTTAAGGAAATGGGTGGAGAGGCGATTCGTGGATTGCTGCTTTGCGGACCTCCAGGTACAGGGAAGTCTTATCTTGCACAGGTTATTGCGAATGAGGCCCAAGTACCTTTTGCTTATGCCTCAGCTCCAAGTTTTCAAAATATGTTCTTTGGTGTAGGGAATTTGAAAGTAATGGGAATATACAAAAAAGCTAGAAAGTTAGCTAATATTTACGGAGCATGTATCATTTTTATTGATGAAGTCGACGCAATTGGAATGTCTCGTCAAGGAGGGGGAGCCGGTGGTGGCGGATTGTTTGGTATGGGAATGGGTTCTGGATTATTGAATGAGCTTTTACTGCAAATGGATCCTCCCAACATTGATAGTTCTAAAATAGCAAAATTTCTTCGCTCACTCGGGTTACGTAAAAAGAAAGCAGAGCGCCCGGCAGTTCTGACGATTGCAGCTACAAATTTACCTGATGTACTTGATCAAGCATTACTACGACCAGGGCGTTTTGACCGAAAACTCTGGGTAGATTCTCCAGATTATGATGGTCGGATTGATGTTTTCCAATATTATCTAAAAAAGGTGAAAATCGATTCATCATTAACACCAGAGCGAGCTGCTCTTGATACAATTGGATATAGTCCAGCACAAATTAAACATATTGTGAATGAATCTGTCGTAATTGCTCATCAGCGAGGTGCTGATGTTGCAAATTACACTGACTTCCGAGATGCGATGGAAACGTATGAGTGGGGACTTAAGCAGCCACTTAGATCCATGAGTGAAGATGAGAAGAGAAATGTAGCTTATCATGAAGCAGGTCACGCCGTAGCTCAATATTTGTTAAAGCCACATGATCGAGTATGGAAGGTAACCATTATTCGTAGGGGGGATGCACTTGGCCTGGCTGCGACTAAGCCAACAACAGAAAGATATAATCGAAGCGACAGCGAAATCCTTGCAGCAATCCAAGTTTGTTTGGCGGCTAGAGCAGTAGAAGAAGAGTTTCTCCACAAGAAATTAAACGGTGTCACATCTGATCTGCAACAAGCAACCCTACTTGGTGGTGCATATTTAGGTTTAGTCGGAATGGGTGATGAGTTATTCAGCTGGAATGCATTAGGCTCACAAGCAGAAGGGCTTAGAGCACTACGACCAAAAATTAACCTTCTTCTAAAGGACCAAATGAGCCAAGTAAAAAAACTTGTTACTGAACACGCGGATTTCGTACACTCAATTGCACAAGAGCTGCTAAAAAGAGGCGACTTAACGGGAGAAGAAATAGAAGATATTTACGAAAGCATTTATGCACGTACGCGTCCCGAACCACCTATTGTAAAGATTGGTTCTATTTATGAGAAAAATATTCAAGGATTGCTGAAGGATTTTGATAAATTTCCTGAAAGCGATCAGAATTAA
- a CDS encoding acyl-CoA thioesterase, which yields MVTCNETRVIRTNLVLPNDVNSHNTLFGGKLMNDLDIIGSISAMKFCRSSIVTASTDSVDFLHPITMKDAVVFESYVTWTGTSSFEVFVKVTAENLKTGEEKIAATAFLTFVALDQEGNLVKVPQIVPETEEEKFLYQGGEERAKIRKNRRLKSKELADFFDKK from the coding sequence ATGGTAACTTGTAATGAAACAAGAGTCATAAGAACAAATTTAGTTCTTCCCAATGATGTAAATAGTCATAACACTTTGTTTGGTGGAAAATTAATGAATGACTTAGATATTATCGGAAGTATATCAGCAATGAAATTCTGCCGATCTTCAATCGTAACTGCTTCAACTGATTCAGTTGACTTTCTTCACCCGATTACGATGAAAGATGCAGTAGTTTTTGAAAGCTATGTTACTTGGACTGGCACTTCCTCATTTGAGGTTTTCGTGAAAGTAACTGCAGAAAACTTAAAAACTGGAGAAGAGAAAATCGCTGCAACTGCTTTTTTAACTTTTGTTGCATTGGATCAAGAAGGGAATTTAGTTAAAGTTCCTCAAATCGTTCCCGAAACCGAGGAAGAAAAATTCCTATATCAAGGCGGAGAAGAACGCGCTAAAATCCGTAAAAATAGAAGACTTAAAAGTAAGGAATTAGCAGACTTTTTTGACAAAAAATAA
- the vanY gene encoding VanY-A/VanY-F/VanY-M family D-Ala-D-Ala carboxypeptidase: MKKWGLLVFIVICLSFVYVDKEISLQDKVEIQTYKKINKDQLDNKETSERFQSKGITKEQVYKGNLLLINKKYPVHQESIKSDVVNLFTHKELKKGYELLDTKIELSEDVARKFSKMIVDARKEGVLNFTINSGFRDFDEQNALYQQMGSDYALPAGRSEHNLGLSLDVGSTEMKMNEAPEGKWLEKNAWKYGFIIRYPKDKIAITGIQYEPWHIRYVGLPHSVIMEEKNFSLEEYLDFLKKQKSISTTINGEKYEISYYPVTKNTTIQVPTNLRYEISGNNMDGVIVTLFNSSTYTNLKEDSLAE; encoded by the coding sequence ATGAAGAAGTGGGGATTATTAGTGTTTATAGTTATATGTTTGAGTTTTGTGTACGTTGATAAAGAAATTTCTCTTCAAGATAAAGTAGAGATTCAAACATATAAAAAAATTAACAAAGATCAATTAGATAATAAAGAGACTTCTGAACGTTTCCAATCGAAGGGCATTACAAAAGAACAGGTCTACAAAGGAAACTTACTCTTAATAAACAAAAAATATCCTGTGCATCAGGAAAGTATAAAATCAGATGTTGTAAACTTATTCACTCACAAAGAATTGAAAAAAGGATACGAATTGCTTGATACGAAAATTGAATTGTCAGAGGATGTTGCCCGTAAATTTTCAAAGATGATCGTTGATGCTAGAAAAGAAGGAGTTCTTAATTTTACAATTAATAGTGGCTTTCGTGACTTTGATGAGCAAAATGCACTTTATCAACAAATGGGATCAGACTATGCCTTACCTGCAGGCCGTAGTGAACACAATTTAGGTTTATCACTTGATGTAGGATCTACTGAAATGAAAATGAATGAGGCACCTGAAGGTAAGTGGTTAGAAAAGAATGCTTGGAAATACGGCTTTATTATACGCTATCCAAAGGATAAGATAGCAATTACTGGCATTCAGTATGAACCTTGGCATATTCGCTATGTTGGATTGCCACACAGTGTGATCATGGAGGAAAAGAATTTTTCTTTGGAAGAGTATTTGGATTTCTTAAAAAAACAAAAGTCTATTTCAACTACTATAAATGGCGAAAAATACGAAATATCTTATTACCCTGTTACTAAAAATACGACCATTCAGGTGCCTACCAATCTTCGTTATGAAATTTCAGGCAACAATATGGATGGTGTGATTGTGACGTTATTTAACAGCTCCACATATACGAATCTTAAGGAGGATAGTCTAGCGGAATGA
- a CDS encoding vitamin B12-dependent ribonucleotide reductase: protein MINTIIDAELPANIQKLNQDIMHFPMITPINPKMHKTTFKGVSRTVMLDRYAFKDIKLVTLGVGDLVVLTYKDDPKFPRRGYGEVIAIDNSQEEVTVQLDSQFEDGAIITVAFNKVDKPLEIFYEQIADRVARGLASAETPEKFSEVKEMFYEILANKTFVPAGRVLAGAGTGASTTFFNCYVMPHIHDSRDGIGEHRKKVMEIMSRGGGVGTNGSTLRPRDAIVYSVNGRSSGSVSWLHDLSELTNLVIQGGSRRGAQMIMMNVNHPDIVEFIVSKNQNPKVLRYIAQTTKSKLIREEVERKLKFEPISATEKAAYEALIHLATIEGKLNTPEIEQAKELLNDGGKYSVHNPEFLTGANISVCLTDDFMEAVENDGVYKLQFPDLENYDDEMRLIYDQEWQECGDVREWAARGYGVRTYHTIKAKELWDLINVCATYSAEPGIFFLDNANKMTNAVSYGQKVVATNPCGEQPLAPFSVCNLAAVNLAEMTENGQVNWEKLKRTVQIGTRMQDNVIDATPYFLEENTKQAKGERRIGLGVMGLHDLLIRCGLVYGSEAGNKLVDQIFEVIATTAYQTSIELAEEKGEFPFLSTFEDGRERFINSGYMQKMPEEIREAVLESGIRNSHLLTIAPTGSTGTMMNVSTGLEPYFNFVYFRSGRLGKFIPVVADIALEWLEANGYEVTEENVYEMIEHLPEQFVGTMDLSPEAHADVQCIIQRWIDSSISKTVNAPKGYSVEQVAKVYERLHKGGAKGGTVYVDGSRDAQVLSLTNEENEFTNVELETVENSKDATTNHTDETAQVKTGNVGVENGDTCPICLAGTVVEHGGCNTCDNCQVQLKCGI from the coding sequence ATGATAAATACAATAATTGATGCTGAATTACCTGCTAATATACAGAAATTAAATCAAGACATAATGCATTTTCCAATGATTACACCGATTAATCCAAAGATGCATAAAACAACATTTAAAGGTGTATCTAGAACGGTTATGTTAGATCGATACGCATTTAAAGATATTAAGCTTGTTACATTAGGTGTAGGTGACCTAGTTGTACTAACATATAAGGATGATCCAAAGTTTCCTCGTCGTGGTTATGGTGAAGTAATTGCTATTGATAATAGTCAGGAAGAAGTAACTGTTCAATTAGATTCTCAGTTCGAAGACGGAGCAATCATTACAGTTGCGTTTAATAAAGTAGACAAACCACTTGAAATCTTCTACGAACAAATTGCAGACCGTGTTGCACGTGGACTTGCATCTGCAGAAACTCCAGAAAAATTCTCCGAAGTAAAAGAGATGTTTTATGAAATTTTAGCTAACAAAACTTTTGTACCAGCGGGACGTGTTTTGGCTGGTGCCGGTACAGGTGCTTCAACAACATTCTTTAACTGTTATGTAATGCCTCATATTCACGATTCTCGTGATGGGATTGGTGAACACCGTAAGAAGGTAATGGAAATTATGTCACGTGGTGGTGGCGTTGGAACAAACGGATCAACTTTACGTCCTCGCGATGCGATTGTATATAGTGTGAATGGACGCTCAAGTGGATCAGTTTCTTGGTTACATGATTTATCTGAATTAACAAATCTAGTTATTCAAGGTGGTTCAAGACGTGGTGCGCAAATGATTATGATGAACGTCAATCATCCTGATATTGTAGAGTTCATCGTATCAAAGAACCAGAATCCAAAGGTTTTACGCTATATCGCGCAAACTACAAAATCGAAATTAATTCGTGAAGAAGTAGAACGAAAATTAAAGTTCGAACCAATTAGTGCAACTGAAAAAGCAGCTTATGAAGCTTTAATTCATCTTGCAACAATTGAAGGGAAATTAAATACACCTGAAATAGAACAGGCAAAAGAACTGCTTAATGACGGTGGTAAGTACTCAGTTCACAATCCTGAGTTTTTAACAGGTGCAAATATATCTGTTTGTTTAACTGATGATTTTATGGAAGCAGTTGAAAATGATGGAGTATACAAGCTTCAATTCCCTGATTTAGAAAACTATGATGATGAAATGCGTTTAATTTATGATCAAGAATGGCAGGAATGTGGAGATGTCCGTGAATGGGCTGCACGTGGATATGGTGTACGAACGTACCACACAATAAAAGCAAAAGAACTTTGGGATTTAATCAATGTTTGTGCAACTTATTCTGCTGAGCCAGGTATTTTCTTCTTAGATAATGCGAACAAAATGACAAACGCTGTATCTTATGGTCAAAAAGTAGTTGCAACAAACCCTTGTGGAGAGCAACCACTTGCTCCATTCTCTGTTTGTAATTTAGCAGCTGTTAACTTAGCCGAAATGACGGAAAATGGTCAAGTTAACTGGGAAAAGTTAAAGCGAACTGTTCAAATCGGAACGAGAATGCAAGATAACGTAATCGATGCAACTCCGTATTTCCTAGAAGAGAATACGAAGCAAGCAAAAGGTGAACGCCGTATCGGATTAGGTGTAATGGGGTTACATGATTTACTAATCCGTTGTGGCCTAGTATATGGATCGGAAGCTGGTAACAAACTAGTTGATCAAATTTTTGAAGTGATTGCAACTACTGCTTATCAAACTTCAATTGAATTAGCGGAAGAAAAGGGAGAATTCCCATTCTTATCGACTTTTGAAGATGGACGCGAACGTTTTATTAACTCGGGATATATGCAGAAAATGCCTGAAGAAATTCGTGAAGCTGTTTTAGAAAGTGGCATTCGTAATTCACACTTATTAACAATTGCTCCTACAGGAAGTACTGGAACGATGATGAATGTCAGCACTGGACTTGAGCCTTATTTTAACTTTGTATACTTCCGTTCAGGACGTTTAGGTAAATTCATTCCAGTTGTAGCTGATATCGCCCTAGAATGGTTAGAAGCAAATGGATATGAAGTAACTGAAGAAAATGTTTATGAAATGATTGAACATCTTCCTGAACAATTTGTTGGAACAATGGACCTTTCTCCGGAGGCGCATGCTGATGTTCAATGTATAATCCAAAGATGGATTGATTCTTCAATTAGTAAAACAGTTAATGCTCCTAAAGGTTATTCTGTTGAACAAGTAGCAAAAGTGTATGAAAGATTACACAAAGGTGGAGCAAAAGGCGGGACTGTTTATGTAGACGGTTCACGTGATGCCCAAGTACTATCGCTAACAAATGAAGAAAATGAATTTACAAATGTAGAACTAGAAACAGTTGAAAATAGTAAAGATGCAACGACAAACCATACTGATGAAACTGCTCAAGTTAAAACAGGTAACGTAGGTGTAGAAAACGGAGACACTTGTCCAATCTGCCTAGCTGGTACTGTAGTTGAACATGGTGGTTGTAATACATGTGATAATTGCCAAGTTCAGTTGAAGTGTGGAATATAA